A region of the Pseudomonadota bacterium genome:
CCTGGAGTTGCTTTCCGGGGAGGAGGTGGTCGCGAGCAGACGCTTCGCAACGCCACAGAAGGGCGAGTTTGCCCCCTTCGACCTCATCTACGAGGCACCGAACACACCGCTGGTGGGGGCGTTGACCGTGCGCGTGAGAAACGAAGATGCACGTCAGGTGAACTACGACCTATTGCGCTTGTACGCCTATCCGCCCGGTAGCGGCGAGACGCCACCCGCGCTCACCCGGGAGAATCGTTCTGCGACGCCCGAGACCGCTGTCACCGCCCCTGTACAAAGGGCCACGGAGATCGTGGGTTTTTGGGACTACGATGCGATCGATGGGCAGGCCATTGCGGCCGGGTTGATCCTGCGTGCGCAGACGGGTAGCGCGCTAGGCGAGCGATGGTCCTCCGTCCTCGAACTCAAGCACCATGATCGGCTGCGCCCCCGTGCAAGGTCCCTTTGGCCCGTGCACCTGAAGCGCGACGAGAGACGTGTGTGTATCAACTTCCCAGGGTATCCGAGTTACAGCGCCTTCATCGACATAGACGGCGATGCGCATGATGGCGTGTATGCGTTCGGTCCGTGCACAGGTGACTGAGTGTTCTGGATCCGATCGCCTGGTAGCCAAAGCACGCTAATCCTGACTTGCTGTTGGACCCGCAGCGACAAGCCCCGACATGCCTGATGGATAAAATCTCTTGGATGAGCTTAGACGAGTGAATCCATCATAATGAGGTCCAAATTCGAAGCAATTTGGTGTCGATGATGGATAAGATTGATCGAAAGCTGCTTACGCAAATCCAAGTCAACAACCGGCGTACATCCGAGGACTTGGCACAGGAGTTGGGTACGTCGCCGGCGTCCGTGCAGAGGCGGCTCAAGAGGCTCAGAGAAAGCGGCGTCGTCGAGGCAGATGTGTCATTGCTCTGCCCCAAGGCGGTTGACCGCGAGCTACTCCTGCTGGTTCAGGTGACGCTTGAACGGGAGCGGGTGGAGCTGATCGCAGAGTTCGAGAAGCAGATGCAGAAG
Encoded here:
- a CDS encoding Lrp/AsnC family transcriptional regulator, translating into MMDKIDRKLLTQIQVNNRRTSEDLAQELGTSPASVQRRLKRLRESGVVEADVSLLCPKAVDRELLLLVQVTLERERVELIAEFEKQMQKLPEVQQCYYVTGDHDYVLLVTAKSMEEYERFTQENFFANANMRRFHTTVVMRRVKVGLSLPV